A single window of bacterium DNA harbors:
- a CDS encoding PQQ-dependent sugar dehydrogenase, translating to MIRRSIIGTLFAAALAMTATAEAAVVEAISSLDRPVRLVAPEGDARLFVAQRAGLVRVFDQQGVQLDTYLDLTGQTTTEGERGLLGLAFAPDYATSGRCYVCYTDLAGDLNVARFTVSAGDPDQADAASQEVILTVAQPGTEHNGGHIEFGPDGMLYVSLGDGEYGNDPGNRAQDMQQLLGKMLRLDVSGATGYAIPADNPYVGSAPLDEIWSTGLRNPWGFSFDRLTGDLYITDVGEDQYEEINIQPAGSDGGENWGWRLMEGPNCHVPSSGCEGLGLDEPAYAYTHSGGSLWRCAIAGGYVYRGSNLPSLQGRFFFSDYCSRQIWSLDWTESGGVGTVIDHSAEMSPPLGYQTVASLGQDGFGELYVLDYDGGSAFRIIGATSPVPDAANTARLAQNAPNPFNPRTDIAYAVDRSDLPTRLEVFDAAGRLVRTLVDEVLVAGEYVASWNGTDAAGRPVPSGVYLYRLRNGDVDLSRKMLLLE from the coding sequence ATGATTCGCAGGAGCATCATCGGAACCTTGTTCGCGGCGGCGCTGGCGATGACGGCGACCGCCGAGGCCGCCGTGGTCGAGGCGATTTCGAGCCTCGACCGGCCGGTGCGCCTCGTCGCCCCGGAGGGTGACGCGCGGCTCTTCGTGGCCCAGCGCGCCGGCCTGGTGCGGGTCTTCGACCAGCAGGGTGTCCAGCTGGACACCTACCTGGACCTGACGGGACAGACCACGACCGAAGGCGAACGCGGCCTGCTGGGCCTGGCCTTCGCCCCGGACTACGCCACGAGCGGACGCTGCTACGTGTGCTACACCGACCTCGCGGGCGATCTGAACGTCGCGCGCTTCACGGTCAGCGCCGGCGATCCGGACCAGGCCGACGCGGCGTCGCAGGAGGTCATCCTGACGGTGGCGCAGCCGGGCACCGAGCACAACGGCGGGCACATCGAGTTCGGTCCGGACGGCATGCTGTACGTCTCGCTGGGCGACGGCGAGTACGGCAACGATCCCGGCAACCGCGCCCAGGACATGCAGCAGCTGCTGGGCAAGATGCTGCGGCTGGACGTGAGCGGGGCCACCGGCTACGCCATCCCGGCCGACAACCCCTACGTGGGCAGCGCCCCGCTCGACGAGATCTGGTCGACCGGCCTGCGCAACCCGTGGGGATTCTCCTTCGACCGGCTCACGGGCGATCTCTACATCACCGACGTGGGCGAGGACCAGTACGAGGAGATCAACATCCAGCCCGCCGGTTCGGATGGCGGCGAGAACTGGGGCTGGCGCCTGATGGAAGGGCCGAACTGCCACGTCCCCTCGTCGGGCTGCGAGGGTCTCGGTCTGGACGAGCCCGCCTACGCCTACACCCACTCGGGCGGCAGCCTCTGGCGCTGCGCCATCGCGGGCGGCTACGTGTACCGCGGCAGCAACCTGCCGTCGCTGCAGGGGCGCTTCTTCTTCTCCGACTACTGCAGCCGCCAGATCTGGAGCCTGGACTGGACCGAGTCGGGCGGAGTGGGCACCGTGATCGACCACTCGGCCGAGATGTCGCCGCCGCTGGGCTACCAGACGGTGGCTTCCCTGGGCCAGGACGGCTTCGGTGAGCTGTACGTGCTCGACTACGACGGCGGGTCGGCCTTCCGCATCATCGGGGCCACGAGCCCGGTGCCGGACGCCGCCAACACCGCGCGTCTGGCCCAGAACGCGCCCAACCCGTTCAACCCGCGCACGGACATCGCCTATGCCGTGGACCGCTCGGACCTGCCGACCCGGCTCGAGGTCTTCGACGCCGCGGGCCGCCTCGTGCGGACGCTGGTCGACGAGGTGCTGGTGGCGGGCGAGTACGTGGCCTCGTGGAACGGCACCGACGCCGCCGGCCGGCCGGTGCCTTCGGGCGTGTACCTGTACCGTCTGCGCAACGGCGACGTCGACCTCAGCCGCAAGATGCTGCTGCTCGAATAG
- a CDS encoding TetR/AcrR family transcriptional regulator gives MTPESPLPAADETVDRSPKERLLDAAEALFAERSFDAVSVRELAAEAGMNVAAVNYHFQGKENLFREVVIRRFTAQRDRTLAGLDALLDRTSGRPRVDDVIRVVVHEYMSGALANSFLTVITREMGSDSHAHAHFFRELVRPVFEAISRSLHAARPGIADDDMPWFIASTIAQVHHFILRRIKYEASAANDEARTIMLQAFPILGADRETYVATVTDRITRFTAAAIDGLCPEEDS, from the coding sequence ATGACCCCCGAATCCCCCCTTCCGGCAGCCGACGAGACCGTCGATCGCTCCCCCAAGGAGCGCCTGCTCGACGCCGCCGAGGCGCTCTTCGCCGAGCGCTCCTTCGACGCCGTCTCGGTGCGCGAGCTCGCCGCCGAGGCCGGCATGAACGTCGCGGCGGTCAACTACCACTTCCAGGGCAAGGAGAATCTCTTCCGCGAGGTGGTCATCCGCCGCTTCACCGCCCAGCGCGACCGCACCCTCGCCGGCCTCGACGCCCTGCTCGACCGCACCAGCGGCCGCCCCCGCGTGGACGACGTGATCCGGGTCGTGGTGCACGAGTACATGTCCGGCGCCCTGGCCAACAGCTTCCTGACCGTCATCACGCGCGAGATGGGCAGCGACTCCCACGCCCACGCCCACTTCTTCCGCGAACTGGTGCGACCGGTCTTCGAGGCCATCAGCCGCAGCCTGCACGCGGCGCGGCCCGGCATCGCCGACGACGACATGCCCTGGTTCATCGCCAGCACCATCGCCCAGGTGCACCACTTCATCCTGCGCCGGATCAAGTACGAGGCGAGCGCCGCCAACGACGAGGCCCGCACGATCATGCTCCAGGCCTTCCCGATCCTCGGTGCGGACCGCGAGACCTACGTGGCGACCGTCACCGACCGCATCACCCGCTTCACGGCCGCCGCCATCGACGGGCTCTGCCCCGAGGAGGATTCATGA